A stretch of the Vulcanisaeta souniana JCM 11219 genome encodes the following:
- a CDS encoding SIS domain-containing protein, whose product MNLIDYPRWPSLARESILNVPMDLRSIRLSIDGKVIDYSGDIDSVIITGMGGSGVVGDIINDLCLFWDCRVPIIVSKNMRLPRRLSRPLVIAISYSGNTAETIMSANEALARGYPVIGITTGGRLSTALSAKGVPVILTPKASAPRYGLPALLYPALIILERFSVVSVTNELESGISGIENALKHVDDAVNLARQLVNSVPVVWVTESRRGVGIRFKNDLNENAKYYSVVSVVPEGAHNDIAAVITKQNGLKHVAIMGPNDYEGRYEEVLIDVISSFGAKPIIVKLEGKMPLELEMYGATYLGITTLALAELLGVEPVSTEPIDRLKNLLNERKVFQV is encoded by the coding sequence ATGAATCTAATTGATTACCCGAGGTGGCCCTCACTGGCGAGGGAGTCAATACTTAATGTACCCATGGACCTAAGGAGCATTAGGTTGAGTATTGACGGTAAGGTCATTGATTATAGTGGAGATATAGATTCGGTGATCATTACTGGGATGGGTGGTAGTGGCGTTGTCGGCGATATTATTAATGACCTATGTTTGTTCTGGGATTGCAGGGTGCCAATAATCGTGAGTAAGAACATGAGGTTGCCGAGGAGGTTATCGAGGCCGTTGGTCATAGCTATTAGTTACTCGGGCAATACGGCAGAGACAATAATGAGCGCTAATGAAGCATTGGCCAGGGGATACCCAGTGATTGGTATTACTACGGGCGGTAGATTAAGTACAGCACTTAGTGCTAAGGGTGTCCCTGTTATTTTGACCCCAAAGGCATCGGCGCCAAGGTATGGACTACCGGCGTTACTATACCCAGCACTGATAATTCTAGAGAGGTTTAGCGTTGTTTCAGTAACCAATGAGTTGGAGAGCGGTATTTCGGGTATTGAGAATGCCCTTAAGCACGTTGATGATGCGGTGAACCTAGCCAGGCAGTTAGTGAATTCAGTACCCGTGGTTTGGGTTACGGAGAGCAGGCGTGGCGTTGGTATCAGGTTTAAGAACGATCTTAATGAAAATGCCAAGTACTACTCAGTGGTTTCAGTGGTGCCTGAGGGCGCCCATAATGATATAGCCGCGGTAATCACAAAACAAAACGGCTTAAAGCATGTAGCAATAATGGGACCAAATGACTATGAGGGTAGGTATGAGGAAGTCCTCATTGACGTAATATCCTCATTTGGAGCAAAACCGATAATTGTTAAGCTGGAGGGTAAGATGCCCCTCGAGTTGGAGATGTATGGTGCGACGTACCTGGGGATAACCACCCTGGCCCTCGCCGAGTTATTGGGAGTCGAGCCTGTATCCACGGAACCAATTGATAGGCTTAAGAATCTCCTGAATGAAAGGAAAGTATTCCAGGTCTGA
- a CDS encoding MFS transporter, with amino-acid sequence MRANQEITYYAITIFLITFATRATNNMIGTTAPLLARYDLLFPNYLVGFLASLVTTVNLVSILFINARLPGSTRRLLFIISSALIITLLPMYFLANSLSIWLVSILTGFAYGLIMPNIMTSASIVGDQLTAERLLVLYTLALSTSLVVGPLFETYLLTRFGYRYVFLLFIPLAILSFALSFRVRFPPDPKRTRRSIDMGKILRNRGLVSAMLANSTYSIPFIVFTAFIAIYAQSIYHVSRYLAYFSFVPFFLTSFLTRLYLTIRVPRGLFTPMLISIVLTIIGITTLYLSPNYAVFIASMTILGIPHGSVYPLSTLMISRGTSIEERNAANSYFSAFQGILGIVVPALFGVSADLIGIRLSVVLLLIPVIAMATVFIKFYLSSGLEQFRPGILSFHSGDS; translated from the coding sequence ATGCGTGCCAATCAAGAAATTACCTATTACGCAATCACAATATTCCTAATAACGTTTGCCACACGTGCGACAAACAACATGATTGGGACCACGGCACCCCTCCTAGCCAGATATGACCTATTATTTCCCAATTACCTAGTTGGCTTCTTGGCGTCATTGGTTACCACTGTGAATCTTGTCTCCATTTTATTCATAAACGCAAGATTACCTGGATCAACAAGGAGACTACTATTCATTATCTCAAGTGCATTAATAATAACCCTACTGCCCATGTACTTCCTGGCTAATTCGCTCAGCATTTGGTTGGTGTCAATACTCACTGGGTTCGCATACGGCCTAATAATGCCCAATATAATGACGTCGGCAAGCATTGTAGGCGATCAACTCACTGCAGAGAGACTGCTAGTACTCTATACCCTGGCCTTAAGTACTAGCCTTGTTGTGGGTCCATTATTCGAGACATACCTACTGACCCGCTTTGGTTATAGGTACGTATTCCTGTTATTCATACCACTGGCAATACTCTCCTTTGCCCTATCATTTAGAGTACGATTCCCACCAGATCCCAAGAGGACGCGAAGGAGCATTGACATGGGAAAAATACTTAGAAATAGGGGTTTAGTATCAGCCATGCTTGCGAATTCCACGTATAGCATACCATTTATTGTCTTTACGGCATTCATAGCCATATACGCACAAAGCATATACCACGTCAGTAGGTACTTGGCCTATTTCTCATTCGTACCGTTCTTCCTTACTTCATTCCTTACCAGACTTTACCTAACCATTAGGGTCCCAAGGGGCTTATTTACACCAATGCTAATTTCTATAGTACTAACCATAATCGGCATTACGACACTTTACCTATCGCCAAATTACGCTGTATTTATAGCGTCAATGACAATACTCGGCATACCCCACGGCTCTGTATACCCACTTTCGACATTAATGATTAGTAGGGGGACGAGTATTGAGGAGAGGAATGCTGCTAATTCGTACTTTTCGGCATTCCAGGGTATACTGGGTATAGTGGTGCCAGCATTATTTGGTGTTTCTGCGGATCTTATTGGCATTAGATTATCAGTAGTGTTGCTTTTAATACCGGTAATCGCTATGGCCACTGTATTCATTAAATTTTATCTAAGTTCAGGCCTTGAGCAATTCAGACCTGGAATACTTTCCTTTCATTCAGGAGATTCTTAA